AGGATCTGGAGGTCCCACTACTCACAGCTGGTTTGGGATACAACACTTGGGTCTCCTGGCACTATCCTGTCATCCCCATTCTTTCCAGGAGCTGTTTGGCTTGTATCTGCAATGAAAGGGGCACTGTTGGTCATATCCCCAGCATGAGGCACACCCAGAGCAAAGGAAATATTCTCCCCACCCTAGGGAGCCCCTCATTTCACATGCCTGGGTGCTGCACTGCCCACCTGTGTACCCTGCAGATGCTGCCTCAGAAGAATCACAAACAACTGCCTCCTCCTCAGGAGGGATCACCAGGGCACTGACTGGGACCATGAAAACATCCTCACCGCGCTGAAATGAGACACATGACAGGGCTTTGCTGTGCAGTCCCTCTCCAGATGCAGGAGCCCACCTGtacctgccagcccagcaccatCTCCCTCCCCAACAAacctccagctctgcccaccATCCTTCCCCTTTCTTCTCCCATCCCACCAGAGCACCCCAAGCTGTCACAGCCCTGGCTCAGCTGGTCCCAGCAGACAGAACTGACCTCCTTCCTGCGCTCTGCCTCCCACTGGGTGATGGGAACCTCATCCTCCACTGTCACTGGCTTCTCCTTGGATTTCCATAAATCCAAGCATTCCTCggcattttcctttaaaatctcCAGCTGGTTCTGTCCTATGGCATCAATCAGCTGAGAGACAGAGGGCTCTGGAGCAAGAACACACAGACATCAGTGGAGGAGACAGGTGAACTCAGGCAAGCCTCACTTGCAAACACTTTTACTTTGCTCCATGACTTGGTGACTGTTGTGACACTGAAACCTGTGGGAATACTGCATTTCCTTTGCTTCTAGAAACTATCTTTCCTTTCTCCACACCCTAACACGGACTAAGCTGAGGAAACCCAGGGCCCCCCCACGCTGCCAGACCATGGCATGCCCCCCACAACCCTTTACCTGAGTTGGGAGCATTCCTCACAGCGAGATTCCTCCTGTAATGACCAAAGAGAAGACAAAGCCAGGTTAGGGCTGGGGCATACGCAGCTCTTGGTTGCAGATCAAGCACCCTGGCTTGGAAGAAGCAGCTTGTGAAAGGAGTGGATCCCCCACTGGGTGCTAATCTGGCCACTGGCCTATGCTCAGTATCCCACGAATAGCCATCAGGGAGCCTCACTCCTGGAGATGGACTGATGAAAGGCCCTGAGGATCTCCAGAGCTGGATCTCCAAGGGTGAAGaatgagctgtgcagggctcACCCATGCAGCCATGCTGCCCACCACTGGCAGCAACAAGCTCCCCACAGGTGTTTCCTCCTAGCTCAGAGGAAGAGACTGGGGATGTGTCACCACAATCTCATTTTTCATGGTCTACTCAATTCTGTCATGTTCTGGGGCAGGGAGTCACACAGGTTAACCAGGAGCTGCCATAACCTGTGCCAACCCTTGCCAGCCTGCTCTAACTCCAGTCTGAGGTTGCACACTCTCATCAGGATGTCTGGATACATCCCTCAGCCCCACACTTACAGCCAGAGCTCCTTTATCTTCTTCACCACAGCGGGGTCCTGGTTCCTGCAGCAAGAGAGAAGCCAGTTACTGattccctccaaatccccatCTTCCTTCTCCCTTGCCATGGAGACAATCCCTCTTCCAAAAGGTCCCCGCCACAAGCAGGTCACATCAGGACTCCCAGGGTCAGCGCTGCTGTGGGAAGATGAGGAAGccccctgagcagagcccccaCCAACCCATCCCAGGGGCCATACCCATCAGATGATTCCATCCTCTGCCTCTGCATGGGCAGCACGATGAACTGCTGGGCCGTGAGGTAAAACTCGCAGTCTTCCTGCGGGGAGGACAGAGCCCATAAGGCACCTCTGAGTCCCACCTCTGCCCCGCCTTCCCTGGGGCCAGCCAGCACTCCCACACtcaccccagctctgccaccaaCCCTCCAGTCTAAGAGAAGGTCCCCTCAAAAAGGAAAACCCCCCTTCAAAGGGGAGTTTGTATCTTCCTGTGTCAGCTGATGGCTCTGCCAGGGTGGGCCAGCCCAGGGGAGTCTGTGGGGACACCTCTTGACCTCTGCCACCAGCCCAAGCAGgccttctgcagctgcccaaCACACAGTGGTGACAGCCAGGTGACCCTGGAGATGCACCTCATCCCCAGTGAGGGCTCACCCCTGCCCAGGTCAGCTGCCACAGACCCCACAGGAGCTGCAGATGAAGATGAAAGGCCACCCATTACCTGCCttcagctcctggcagcagctggaagcaggcaggagtgcaggaaGCACAGCAAGGTGAAGAAACAGGCTGCTTCCACTCCTCAGAGCACTTACCAGCCTGGCCTCGTCCTGAAAACACACCGTGTACTTCTGCAGGACGATAATTCTGCAATTAAGGCTGGAAAGCCTGAGCTGCAGGTGGGCGCTGGaaaaggagcagagcaggaatgcCTTGAAGAGCAGAGCTGGACCCCTCCCAACACACAGTGGGGCTCCCACAACAGCTCTGCCAACCACACCGGGGCATTCTGGAACAGGTCTCAGCCTGAGCAGCGGGGACCAAGGGCTCCTTATTCCTCAGTAATTCCTGCCTAAGAGCAgcttcttcctgctgctgctaccAGCACCCCACCAGTTTAAGGCTGTCCAAATGGGGAAATACAGGAAAGCACTGAAGGAGCAGCCCAGGCTCCCATGGTTAATGCTCTGGCTCCTTTCACAAAACCCAAGGGCTCTACAGTCCTTTCTAATGGCATCACAGCTTCTGCCATGGATCCCTGCCCATCCCAACCAGTGGACACCAGAACAAGGGCACTCcagctttcctctctctctgcagCTCTTTCCCACCAACTTCCCACCCTGAGGTTGCTTTAGCTTAACACAACCTGAAACAAGACCAGGCAGGAGCCCCAGCTCCTCACAGCAGCTGTGGAGAACTGCTGTCCCAGCCATGCCAAGCCACGGTGGAACCCACTTTTCCTCTGTCTGCAGAGCTTCAGGTGTAATGACCACACGGATGTAGCAGGATCCATCAGAGACCTGCACGACAGCATCTTGGAGGACCCCAGGCTGGTCAGGAGCAGTTGTGTCACTCAAGACCTGTCAAGAGattggagagggaaaaaaaagaactctTATTTGTAGACCTGGAACAAGCCTCACCGAAAAAGTGGTCACGACACCAAGCTCttccttctcaaaaaaaaattagaagcagAGACATTGAGGAGGAAGAGTTGTACATCCACAGCCACTGAACTGTGGATTCCCAGAATTTAGATTTCAAAGGCTGCTGGAGCATTTTGGGACAGTCCCTCTGGGTACCTACCCGCACCACCTGCCCAGCCAGGAAATTCTCACGCTCATCCAGTTGCTCGTAATTCACCAAGAGGTCAGCAATCCACGGCTCCAGGACGTAGAGTCTGGGAGAAGCCACATTCTTGTCCACACACACAAGACTACATGAGAAGAGACAAGACACCAAGCCATAAGCAGTGCTCCACTATCCTGGGGAGGGTTTTGCACCCCAAGCACAGCCACAAACCCAGGAGATTGCTCAAATCCACCCAAAGCACCCACTTCTCTGCAAGGACCCATCCTAAGGGCATTGTGCTGAGGAAGCCACGCTGCTGGGGGCAcacaggtcctgctgcatcctgctCGGACAGTGGAGGGGGACACTCGCAGCTCTGGAGTGTGTTCGGCCTCCTGCAAGTCTCCCACACAGGACAGGACATTTATTTCTACCTCTTTCCATAGGGTTTATTATCACCCAATAACTATTTTCCTGGGACCAAATCTTAACTGTAACTCTCTGAACTGTGAAAGGGAGAAGagctggggacaggcaggggctggaacaggttggggctggggacagacagggctggggacaggcaggAGATGGGGACAGGCAGAGGCTGGGCCAGGCGGGGGATGAGGACAGGCGGGCCTGGGCCAGGCGGGGGATGAGGATAGGCGGGCCTGGGCCGGGCGGGGGCTGAGAGCAGGCAGGGCTgacccccctcccggccccccTCACCGCTCCCCCGCCGCCAGCCCCGGGCTCGCCCCGCCCGGCggagcggccgccgccgccatggccGCGGGGCCCGGAACAGGAAGCGGGGCCCGGCAGCGCCACttccggggcggggcggggcgggctgagggccccgccgggcccggcaCCGCGGGCGCGGGGGTCGGTCCCAGCTCCCGACgctccccatcccatccctccatcTCACCCCAATCCCCATCCTTACGCCCCGCCCTACCCCTGTGCCCAACCCCGGCATAGGCGCTTTTCCTGAGCGTACACGTGCCCTTCTAGAAGAGAAGGATGCGGGGAGTCCTTGGAGCTATTTCCGGTACCTAAGGGGCctacaggagagctggagagggacttgggacagcGGCGCGGAGTGATAggataagggggaatggcttcaaactgaaaaaaggcaggtttagattagatatgaggaggaaattcttccctgaTAGTGGGCTGAGGCACTTgcacaggttgcccggagaagctgaggctgccccatccctggaaatgttcaaggccaggttggatggggctctgagcctaGGGGAAGGTGACCCTCCCCATGGCGCGGTGTTGGAACAACAGGTACCTTCCAACCCCAGTCATTCCAGGATTCCCCATATTTTGGCCAACTCTCTAGTGCAGTTTCCCATTCAGTGGTTCACACGTGATGCCAAACCATCCCTGGAACTCTACCATGATTTTACATTCTTTCCTTTAGTTTTGGCCCCAATAAATCCAGGTAGTCCCAGGGTCTCCCCAGATGGTTGCCCATGGGAAGAAGCATCCTGCCACAACAGCCTTGCCCATCCTTTGTCTCATCTTAAGGTATTAAAGCCACTCAGTCAAATCTGTCAAGCAATCTGGGAAATGTTCTGGCTGAAGGGATGGCAAATTCCTCCTCTCACCCAGTTCAGTTGTGACTCAGGGCGGTCAGTGCCTTTGCATCCCTGCGCCAGAGGCTGTGGTTCCGTCAGTGGACTGGCGTAGAGGGCAGCGAAATGGCACAACCAGACGGATATAAGGATTAAGTGTCACactgtattgggtttgcatggccaggttttgggCAGGGGGGGCAGGCttcaggggtggcttctgtgggaagctgccagaagcttcctccatgtccagcagagccagtgccggccagctccaggatggatgTGATGCTGGCCAAGGCCAAATCCTTCAGCCGAGGTCGTAACacttctgtgataacatatttaagaacaaaacaaagaagtTACTGTATAGAtgtaattgcagccagagaagagtggagtgagaacatgtgagaggaatagctctgcagacaccaaggtcagtgcagaaggagggggaggagatgctccaggcgctggagctgggattctcttgcagcccatggtgcagaccatggtgaggcagctgtgcccctgaaGCCCGTGGagggcacagggatgcagagatccacctgagGCCCTGgaggacccatgctggagcaggctgtgcctgagGGACTGCACCCTATGGAAGAGTGATCCATGTTGCAGCAGTCTGTGGAGAACAGttgcccatgggatggactcatgttggagaagttcatggagaactgtctcctgtgggaaggaccccaccctggagcaggggaaggactccaaTTCTTCTCCCTGAGTAGCAGCAGGGAAcacatgtgatgaactgaccataacccccattccctgcctccctgcactgctgagggggaggaggtagagctggggaggaaggagtggTGGACGGAAAGTGTTTTTTAGATTTAtcttacttctcattatcctgctctgattttgttagtaacaAATTCAGTTAATATCCCCAatctgagtctgttttgcctgagacggtatttggtgagtgatctctcctggACCTTATCTCTACTCATGAAcctttgttatattttttctctcccctgtccagttgCAGAGGGAAGTgatagagtggctttggtggatgccaggcatccagccagggtcaactcACCACACACACAGAAGCAGGGTTTGCTCTTACAGACAAAAGCTGATTTATTTGGAGTGGTTGCACTGGGATGGAGGATCAGATCTGAGCATGACAGCTCATCATTGTCAGATGCAAAGGTCCTTGGACCAGCatctccagctggagcaggagaggtTCCACAAGCTTATGCCCCCTAGTCCAGCCCAATCACATCCTGGATAAGTGGTTATTAATTACCTTAAGCTACCTACATAACATGTCTAaagtatattaaatatatacatTCTGCTGTTGCAAATGGTCTGTGTAGTTTGGGTGATGCTGCAGCAGGAACCAACTGGGGAGGCCATGggatcatagaatcagagaatcatttagattggaaaagacccctAAGATCACCAAGTTcaatccatccatcatccatcggATGCCCAGACCCTCCCTGCAGGGTGAGGACACATGGAAACGTGCAGGTCATTGACTTTagaggcagcaggagctcctgggggatgattctgtgatttggtgATCCTCAGGCCTGTcccaaagctcctgaatccaCTAGTCAGATGCTTCCCTGGGAGTTCAGTCCATCAGTTGGTTCagtctctgctgcaggaaagAGTTGGGGAGTACCTGGGCCACCCTGGGGCTGGATGTCCACCTGCAGGGCATgtgcctgggcacagccctggctcccAGCCACACCAAAGTCACACCCGGGGGCAAAACTGAATTTTATCATAGGATCACAGAGCCAtagtttgggctggaaaggatGTTAAAGACCAGCTAGTTCCACCCCCCCTGCACAAGTAGGGACACCTTactctagaccaggttgctcagaagcccatgcagcctgtccttgaacatttccagggatggggcagggattaTCCTTCTATCACACTTAAATATTGTAGGTGCTGTTAGAGCAGATTCTGAGGAAAGGGATCACTCTGGTCAGCCCTGGAGGGTTTTTCCCAGTGGTCCTGGAGGGTTTTTAGGTTTCTCAGTCTGTTCTTGTGGCCAAGGAACACTTGCTTGTCCTGGCTGCTCCATCCTCAAGGGACCTTCACCTGTCCTGACTGCTCTATCCCCAACCCTGGCTTTGGCATTGTACAAACTAAGGCCAACCAACTGCACTGTGCAGAGTCAGCAAGTCCAGCCTTGCCTGCCTGACCTTGGGTGAGGGGAGGGACAGGCCTGGGATCCCAAGAGGGAGGGAGGTGGTGGGAGAGAGTGTCTTGGTGCAAGGACAGGGATAGTGCTGGCCCTGAAAACCAAACGGCTCAGGTTTGGTAGAGCAGGGAAGGCACACAAAGCAGCACTCCAGACACCTAGCCCAGGGCATTCCCTGCCTGGGCAGGACACTCGGCTCCCTTTACGTCATTCCACAGCCACTGGGAAAAGTGGATCATGGATATGGACCAGAGCCAAGAGATTGAAGTGCAGGCAGAGAATTTCCGAGAGCCACGAGCTGGTGCAAGTCCTCATGGGAACATGCGAGATAACCAAGTAGCAAAAGGCACCGGCAGAGTCCAGGCGAGAGCAGTGCAaccacagctggagcagcatgGCAGGGCTCCATGTCCGCTCCCTTCTGGTGACTGGGGCCAACCGGGGCATCGGCCTGGGGCTCGTCCAGCATTTCCTGAGGATGCCAAACCCTCCACAGTGGATCTTTGCAGGCTGTCGGGACCCCAAGGGACAGAGAGCGCAGGTGAGACTGGGCAGGGGGAGATTGGATCCGGGATGGTGTTTGcaaggggctggagctgcagtcaGGCACCTGCAGCACAGATCAGCTGGGCTTGGACACCATAGGACCAGTGGTGCATGGGATGTGTGGAGGGAATGTGTGGCACACGGCATGTATAGAAGGCACAGAGCCCTATGTGAtgtggcagctggagcagggtgtTGGGCACAAAGTggtgcagggacagagatggagTGGCACGGGCTTTGACTGGGAAAGGCTGAGCCTTTGCACAGCCCCTCCAGCCTCTCCGTGCCTACACAGTGCCCTCTCTTACAGGAGTTACAGAATTTGGCCTCCAAGCACCCCAACGTCATCATCATCCCGCTCGGTAGGTGCCTCGAGGTGGGGATCCTTTGCCCCAGTTCCTCTGGTgggtgcccaggctgggcacaCCCTGCGAGTCCTGTGCTGGGAGAGAGCTGTGCCAACgggctgctgcctgtggggcCATCGGGCACTGCTGCCTCTGGGGAACAGAGGGGACTCCACCATGGGGACGCAGGCTCTGACCTCCCCTGTGTTGGCTCTGCAGAAGTCGCCAACCCCGCCAGCATCAAGGCGGCTGCAGCCAAGGTTGGGGAGcacctggggggctctgggctgAACCTCCTCATCAACAACGCTGGAATATTCAAGCCTAAGACACTTGATTCTGAAACATTGGAGGACATGACCGAGGTTTACACCACCAACACAGCTGGACCCCTGCTGATGGGCCAGGTGAGTCCCCAGCACTACAGCACAGCTCCAGAAGGATCCCACGTCCATAAGCTGGACATCATAGAGGGTGTGAAGGGCCAGTGGGAGGGGCTCCTGTCACTGCTCTGGAGCCCGATGGACTCTCAGTTGATGAGAAGCTCGTggagccaagggctggagctcaggagctggagcttggCAGGCTGGGAcggtgggaagaggagggaggatGACCCAGTCCTGGTGTCAGTGTTGCCCACTGTGGAAGGAGCTgctcccctgccctgtgccatgtCCGTGTGTgctcctgtcccctctgtctcCTCGCAGGCGTTCCTGCCCTTGCTGAAGaaggctgcccaggggagcccaggctcagggctgagctgcagcaagGCTGCCATCATCAACATTTCCAGCATTGGTGGCTCAATCGCTTCTTCCTTTGGTTGGGACATGATACAAGTCACCTCGTACCGCTGCAGCAAGGTACTGTCACACCTTTGcttcccctgccctccccagctgtGGGTCCCCTGGCagcctcccttcctctcccaccactgtcccctccctgtctccCCACAGGCTGCTCTGAACATGCTCAGCAAGTGCCAGTCCCTGGCGTACCGGGAGCACGGCGTCCTCTGTGTCGCTCTCCACCCCGGCTGGGTGCAAACCGACATGGGCAGCGCTGCTGGACACACGGTAGGAACTCCCCCAGGGCAGGTCCATCAGAGCTCCTGCACTGACTTTCCATGGGTGGGAATTGCTGTCCTGAGCCCCTGGCCATGACTTACCTGCCTGCCCAATTGCTGTTGGGGCAGCTCCCCCTGTCCTGGTCCTGGGTGCCCCCAATCCCTCAGTTCTCTGTTCAGCCCCTCTCCCTGGGGTTGTCAGCTTTTCCtttgccctggagcagctctttcccctggctccagctgctccagggacCTCAGCCAGGCCGTGGGCATGGGCTGCAtctccccctctgccccacagccccctgtgACAGTGGATGACAGCGTGCAAGGGATGCTGAAGGTGCTGTCCTCCCTCTCTGAGAAGGAGACCGGCACCTTCCTGGACTGGGAAGGGAATGTCATACCCTGGTGAGACACCAGTTCAGGATCCTGGCAGCAGGACTCTGTGCCACTGCTCCCCCCCGTCCCACATCCTCAATAAACTCCTGCTGAGAACCCCCAGCTCTGTTGTGCATTGCCAGCTCCTGGGATGGCCCCTTCCCAGATATCCCACTCCTCATCCTGGGATGCAGTGGTGCCCACAGCTGCCCTCGAGCCACGGCTGTCACTGGCATCCCCATGAGTGACAACCTGCAGGTCCCATGGCACCGTGACTGCCCTCTGGAGACCTCCCCtccaggaggcagaggagaagctggagcagggctcctctgctGAGAGGAGAGGGATCTTCCGAGCCCCTGCAGGACTGGCTTTcccctgcccaggctgggctgccCGAGGGGCTGGGGATCACAGAGATCAGCTGCCCTCTCCCCTCAGCTGGGGGATGGCTGGTCACAggtgggacagagggacacacagcactCGGGCAGAGCACAGGGATCCTGCCCCAGGCTTGGATGGGAGGTTTGAGACTGGGTGTGGAGATGGAGCAGAGAGGCATCAGCTGCCAGAGTTTACAGagatggggggcacagggggaccaCGGGGGCACATGTGGGGTaggggaggagagagaggcTATTTCCCAAGCCAATTCCCTCTCTTCAGCAGTGTGGGAAGGGCTGAGGGTGAGTGGGGTGACCATGCAGAGTGGTGAGCCAAcgagcagaggctgcagcatgGGCAAGAGGCGCCGTCCATCTGTCCATCACCAGGGCACGCTGTTCCCTTCCCAGTCGAGGAAGGCTCCAGAGGTGTCCTGTGAGAGGCTGGCCAGCACGGTCAGGATGCCCCTCACGCTGTGCTCCACTGTCAGCGGTGCCTGCAGAAAAAGACAATGGGCTGTCACAgagagcagcccttggggaGGTGCATGCCCAGGAGCAGCACCCATGGTGCTCACGGGGATATTTTCCCTTACTGCCACAcctctgttctccaggctgggTTGGGGAGACAGGGCTGGCTATCCCATGTACTCAGAATGTTGCAGcttgctgcctgctccctgcctgctctgcctcaGGAGATGGTCCTGGCAGCCCACAGCATCACACAACATCCCCCAAgtgcccctgccctccccaagACATGGGGATACAGTGGGGGTCCTGCCGACCCTCCTCTGCATAGCCCAGTACCTTCTCTGTGCCCATGTCAGTCTTCACCCAGCCAGGATGGATGGCCACACACAAGATCCCCTTGTCCTGAAGCTCCACAGCCAAGCACCTCGTCACCATGTTCTGGGCAGCCTGGAagaggcacagccctgccagcacaaCCCGGGGAGTGGGTGGGCAGGAGAGGGGACATTTCCCAGCCACAAAATGGCTGTGGAGGTGGGAAATGGGACTTGGTCCTGGGACAAACCATCAGTATGATCTGCCAGAAGGGCTCGGTCCCGGCTGCTGCTGTCCTGGTCTCTGTGCTTCTGCCTGGGAGAACCAGGCAGGGGTGGGtggctggggcagggggtgTCCCATGGGCTCCCTCCCCTCCATGGGCACCATgcctggcacagcatcctcaacACCTCCCCTGGCACCTCACCTTGCTGGCCCGGTACGGGTACATGGGGGCCTCTGGCAGCCCGAGGCACAGCCCGATGGAGCCCAGTTTGCTGGAGATGTTGATGACAGCggccctgctgcagctcagacCCTCCTTCCCCACGCCCTTCGCTGCCTGCTCCAGGAGTGGCAGAAATTCCTGATGCAAAGACACCAACACTCCATTAACATCTGACAGACCCCCTACTTGAGGACCATCCTGGAGGACTCTGTCACAGACTGTGGACAAGCAGCTAGACAGACACTCCTGGCAGAAGCTCAGGGGATGGGGAAGATGCGCCAAGGAGGGGCCTTTCCCCTCCCTGGGGAAGAAGCGAGCCtggtgcaggcaggagctgcaggtgggGAAGACAAAGCACAGgggatgctgggctgggctaAACTGCTGAGCTCCTCTGGGTGGGCATGGGAGATCCATGGAGGTGACACTATTCCCACTGGGGAACATCTTCCCAAGCAGGAGAAACCCAAAAGGTCCAGAAATACCTTGACAACCTGGAGTGGCCCAACCACATTGGTGGCAAACATGTCGAGCATCTCCTGCGAGTCCAGGGAGTGCAGTGTGGCGTGGGAGCTGATGCCTGCATTGTTGATGAGCAGGTTCAAGCCCTGGTCCTTCAGATGAGACCCCACAGCTTGCATGGCCCCTTGGATGCTGGGCAAATTCACTGTGTCTGCCAGAGAAAAAGCGAAGTGGAGGATAGCTCTGATGGGTCACACAGCACCCATTGGAAATTGTCCTGTGGCTGGAATCAGCATTTCTTATCCAGAAAGGATGCAGCAGGTTTAGCAGATTAAGCACATTGGAATGAGCAGCAGTTTGTCCTCACCTCTTGGTTTTGCAGCCTCAGCCAAATTAAACCTTAATTCAACTCATTTTGGGTCGTGTGGGGGCTCCTGGTAGGAAAAACTGGTCTGTATTTGCTTTCTGTATTCAAGAAATTTATGATTGTACAAGGGATGCTTGGTCCTTGCACATTGAGAGTCTCAGGTTTATTTCCACAGGGAACCAACACAGATGGGCACATTTTAAGGACAGATACtgtctttggggaaaaaaatcaaactctgTCAAGTCCTCCTGTACTGCACAGCAGCTACAGGGGCTGTTAACATAGAGGAGGGACATTCATTTTATTAGATTACACAAAGATCCTTTCTGGTTTATACTGTTCTGACTGAAAATTTCAAGTTATCTTTGCCTCTTTAAACACTTTGTGCTTAAAGCACAACTTCCCATAGTTTTGCAGTCATTTGTATGCAAAAATTTgtccctttttcttctgtttaaatttattttcttcatgctGTTACCCACAAGGTTTTGGAGCTGACAGATGAGCTGACGTGAGTACAAGTAATCACAGATTTGGGATGTAACCTGCAGCATTTGGTTGCAGGCTCTGAGTCTGAACTTCCCCATCCCTACTGTCCAAGTTGTGGGGACAACCCCTCTCAAGCAACAAGACACAACTGAAATTGGGCTAACAGGGATAAGCATCCCCAGTGCCTTCCTCTTCGCTTAAATATTGGTATAGCTTTTGAAATTCTGCCATGCTTTAGCTGCAGGATTTTTCTGACTTAGGCAATAAAAGtggtatttttttaagtttgtaTCCAGCTGTCAGGGTTGCTTGTTAGGATTTACATCCTCTATTGGATGCTCACCAACTGAAGTGGCCATAGTTTGTTTAAAAGGGTCATCTAAATACATTCAGGATGTGAAATGGGCTGTTTAGGTCAACATTAAACTTTATATATTGCCTTTCAATACCTCAGGTATACCACAGAGCCCTTAAAACCATGAATATTCACGTGTATGGACAGGTTGGAGTGTGCCCTTGTTCCCATGcacatttctctgcctgttttttgCAGATGCCAATGTGATGAGCCTGCTGGGAGTGGGGGACTGCAGGGCTAGATTCCTTTTCTGCAACACTTTGGCCCCTGAGCTGAGTTTCTGTTCTTATGCTTAGGCAAGAGTGACTTAGCAAAGGTTTCCAAGGCTGAAGATTTATTTCTTGGAATACTCTGTACACTGATGGGCAGCAGAAGAATCCTTTGTCCTGGCATTTTTAACTAGCCTGATGTCTTTATGGTGGTAAGCAAGTATGTGAGTGGCATTGGACTTGTTGCTACCTTGCGCTGTGCAGCACAGACCTTTGTAGAGCTGTCCTGAAAATATTTGAGGGGAATACCATGGGATAatctgctgtggggctgctgtgaAGGGAAGGAGCCTTGGGATTCGAGAAGATCTTGCATGTCCAGCTGCAGGACAAATTACAGAGTACTTTGGAGTTACTTCTCTTTGGATAATGACGGGATGAAGTTCAAGGTTCTGTCACTCCACCACATGTGACTGATCTTTTGGTCACCTGGTGAATGATTAACTGCTCTTTTTGGATTAGCTAAGTCATTGCTCCAAGGCATGTGGGACCAGCACATTTTTAGTTCTTAGCCCCTAAATTTGCTGAAATAACAAACTCTTGTCTCCCTGGAAGAAATAAGgatgggaaagaaagagaacGAAAAGAAGTGACAGATCTGACatatttttgagggtttttttaagctt
This region of Aphelocoma coerulescens isolate FSJ_1873_10779 chromosome 11, UR_Acoe_1.0, whole genome shotgun sequence genomic DNA includes:
- the ACD gene encoding adrenocortical dysplasia protein homolog isoform X3, producing MAAAAAPPGGASPGLAAGERRPNTLQSCECPPPLSEQDAAGPVCPQQRGFLSTMPLGWVLAENLVCVDKNVASPRLYVLEPWIADLLVNYEQLDERENFLAGQVVRVLSDTTAPDQPGVLQDAVVQVSDGSCYIRVVITPEALQTEENAHLQLRLSSLNCRIIVLQKYTVCFQDEARLEDCEFYLTAQQFIVLPMQRQRMESSDGNQDPAVVKKIKELWLRNLAVRNAPNSEPSVSQLIDAIGQNQLEILKENAEECLDLWKSKEKPVTVEDEVPITQWEAERRKERGEDVFMVPVSALVIPPEEEAVVCDSSEAASAGYTDTSQTAPGKNGDDRIVPGDPSVVSQTSCAASPTLSDSLEGSLDNPWNRMPSLSLTPSSSDDKTFQSDPPLKTQKDVAADSNTTDLLEVCSQGSPEHLPQGEPVQTSSPSLLCPYSNPSLVEISTSEAAPAAEAAWDTLCTDQGLQGSRGSQATLPALSPVFPVLPSSSFQSPPDKMPRREQACSSGTASSPHALKPGLAHARTKGGEAVGAKRKLMEEDEQASSGQQHRPSTSKGRGRGTGSRLELTSPQSAKKSRKETGLRRRRKELEEEEEAEEEEEEEEEEEEEEEEEEEEEEEEEEEQASPARAGPSSRLEQHRAPEPYVERPPQYQYEAPSPELCQQIQSIRISEAMLKWACWILTEEEEEDS
- the LOC138117026 gene encoding C-signal-like isoform X2, whose protein sequence is MAGLHVRSLLVTGANRGIGLGLVQHFLRMPNPPQWIFAGCRDPKGQRAQELQNLASKHPNVIIIPLEVANPASIKAAAAKVGEHLGGSGLNLLINNAGIFKPKTLDSETLEDMTEVYTTNTAGPLLMGQAFLPLLKKAAQGSPGSGLSCSKAALNMLSKCQSLAYREHGVLCVALHPGWVQTDMGSAAGHTPPVTVDDSVQGMLKVLSSLSEKETGTFLDWEGNVIPW
- the LOC138117026 gene encoding C-signal-like isoform X1; the encoded protein is MAGLHVRSLLVTGANRGIGLGLVQHFLRMPNPPQWIFAGCRDPKGQRAQELQNLASKHPNVIIIPLEVANPASIKAAAAKVGEHLGGSGLNLLINNAGIFKPKTLDSETLEDMTEVYTTNTAGPLLMGQAFLPLLKKAAQGSPGSGLSCSKAAIINISSIGGSIASSFGWDMIQVTSYRCSKAALNMLSKCQSLAYREHGVLCVALHPGWVQTDMGSAAGHTPPVTVDDSVQGMLKVLSSLSEKETGTFLDWEGNVIPW
- the LOC138116874 gene encoding C-signal-like translates to MAALARSVLVTGSNRGIGLELVRQLAASPWPPQHIFATCRDPKGPRGKALQELAAQHASIKLVQLDTVNLPSIQGAMQAVGSHLKDQGLNLLINNAGISSHATLHSLDSQEMLDMFATNVVGPLQVVKEFLPLLEQAAKGVGKEGLSCSRAAVINISSKLGSIGLCLGLPEAPMYPYRASKAAQNMVTRCLAVELQDKGILCVAIHPGWVKTDMGTEKAPLTVEHSVRGILTVLASLSQDTSGAFLDWEGNSVPW